The following proteins are encoded in a genomic region of Thioclava nitratireducens:
- a CDS encoding Hint domain-containing protein, with amino-acid sequence MATYYDQFYVMDPGNPPTAGTALSPTTFEIVDRNNDNWISSSNGARDTINGQRVTDVWRGDTITIERANGVQETITGDTFYLRDGTAVFTPSDGTILHNATFVSSTYVTQSTQAPVGDLGPACFLAGTRIETPTGPRAVETLSAGDLVSTEDEGPQPLLWAGGRVCRGAGLYAPVRFAAGAIGNERPLYVSQEHRMLLRGWRAEIACADSEVLIAAKHLVNGKSVRIEPRATVRYRHLLFARHHILIAEGAPSESLFPGNMILDEDRDLAQEIRTAWTAVSDAPIETMVTARQVARGPELALLVA; translated from the coding sequence ATGGCGACTTATTACGATCAGTTCTACGTCATGGACCCGGGCAATCCGCCCACCGCAGGCACCGCCCTGTCTCCGACGACATTTGAAATCGTCGACAGGAACAACGACAACTGGATATCAAGCAGCAACGGTGCCCGCGACACGATCAACGGCCAACGCGTCACCGATGTCTGGCGCGGCGACACGATCACGATCGAACGTGCGAACGGCGTACAGGAAACGATCACCGGCGATACGTTCTACCTGCGCGACGGGACGGCCGTGTTTACGCCCTCGGACGGTACGATCCTCCACAACGCGACCTTCGTCAGCTCGACCTACGTCACGCAAAGCACGCAGGCCCCTGTCGGCGACCTCGGACCCGCCTGTTTTCTCGCCGGCACGCGGATCGAGACACCCACTGGTCCGCGTGCGGTCGAAACGCTCTCGGCAGGCGATCTCGTCTCAACCGAAGACGAAGGGCCGCAGCCGCTCCTTTGGGCGGGGGGACGGGTCTGCCGTGGCGCCGGCCTTTACGCGCCGGTCCGCTTCGCCGCCGGTGCCATTGGCAACGAACGTCCGCTCTACGTATCGCAGGAACACCGGATGTTGCTGCGCGGCTGGCGCGCCGAGATCGCCTGCGCGGATAGCGAGGTGCTGATCGCCGCAAAGCATCTGGTGAATGGCAAAAGCGTGCGGATCGAGCCGAGGGCAACCGTCCGCTATCGCCATCTGCTTTTCGCGCGGCATCATATTCTGATTGCCGAAGGTGCGCCGAGCGAGAGCCTCTTTCCAGGGAATATGATCCTCGACGAAGATCGCGACCTCGCGCAGGAGATCCGCACCGCGTGGACAGCCGTCTCAGACGCACCGATCGAAACCATGGTAACGGCGCGACAGGTGGCACGCGGGCCGGAATTGGCGCTCCTTGTCGCTTGA
- the mtgA gene encoding monofunctional biosynthetic peptidoglycan transglycosylase → MAKSTKKTGRKPAKRSTKSSVSTRMRAPFRGALKWALRGLLGLVALVLVLMVLFKFVNPPTTWTIWSERQRLGAVDQKWVPLEDIAPVLARSVVAAEDANFCNHWGFDMRAIRKAIDDGANRGASTITQQTVKNVFLWQGRSWLRKALEASMTPLAEAIWGKRRILEIYLNVAEFDEGAFGVDAAAHRYFRSTPDKLSARQSALIAGVLPDPKDRSAAKPGSFLSRRARSIMDGAATIQKDGRASCFE, encoded by the coding sequence ATGGCAAAGAGCACGAAAAAAACGGGCAGAAAGCCCGCCAAACGCAGCACGAAATCGAGTGTCTCCACCCGCATGCGAGCGCCGTTTCGCGGTGCTCTTAAATGGGCGCTGCGCGGCCTGCTCGGTCTCGTCGCGCTCGTGCTCGTGCTTATGGTTCTTTTCAAGTTCGTTAACCCACCGACCACCTGGACGATTTGGAGCGAACGCCAGCGGCTCGGTGCGGTGGATCAGAAATGGGTGCCGCTCGAGGATATTGCGCCGGTGCTTGCCCGGTCGGTCGTCGCGGCGGAGGATGCCAATTTCTGCAATCACTGGGGATTCGACATGCGCGCGATCCGCAAGGCGATCGACGATGGCGCCAATCGCGGCGCCTCGACGATCACCCAGCAGACCGTGAAGAACGTGTTCCTCTGGCAGGGCCGAAGCTGGCTGCGCAAGGCGCTGGAGGCGTCTATGACACCGCTCGCCGAAGCGATCTGGGGCAAGAGACGGATTTTGGAAATCTATCTTAACGTCGCCGAGTTCGATGAGGGAGCGTTCGGGGTGGATGCTGCGGCGCATCGCTATTTCCGCAGCACACCCGACAAGCTGAGCGCCCGGCAATCCGCGCTGATCGCAGGCGTCCTGCCGGACCCGAAGGACCGTTCGGCAGCGAAGCCCGGCAGCTTCCTGTCGCGCCGCGCGCGTTCGATCATGGATGGCGCGGCGACGATCCAGAAAGACGGCCGCGCCAGTTGCTTCGAGTGA
- a CDS encoding DUF3833 domain-containing protein yields the protein MMLKLLIVVAALIFAALLVRHFFFSFPAQKSADYAAESPEFDIRRAFDGPVEAHGMIYGPDGRVTSRFRAVMTGRFTNDGGVIEEEFEYASGRRQSRAWNIQFGPNGEISSTADDIEGRAEMEQSGNALRMRYRLRLPEDAGGHVLDVTDWIYLMPDGTLLNRSQMRKFGIKVAELFAVMRPMTEPAE from the coding sequence ATGATGCTGAAATTGTTAATTGTCGTCGCGGCCCTGATCTTTGCGGCTTTGCTGGTCCGACACTTCTTCTTCTCTTTCCCGGCGCAGAAATCTGCGGATTACGCGGCAGAGAGTCCGGAATTCGACATCCGGCGGGCCTTCGACGGTCCTGTCGAGGCGCACGGCATGATCTACGGGCCCGACGGCCGCGTCACCTCCCGCTTCCGCGCTGTGATGACGGGGCGGTTCACCAATGACGGTGGCGTAATCGAGGAAGAGTTCGAATATGCCTCGGGGCGGCGCCAGAGCCGGGCATGGAATATTCAGTTCGGGCCGAACGGCGAGATCAGCTCGACCGCCGACGATATCGAAGGCCGCGCCGAGATGGAGCAGTCGGGCAACGCGCTGCGGATGCGGTACCGGCTGCGGCTGCCGGAAGACGCGGGCGGCCATGTGCTCGACGTGACCGACTGGATTTACCTGATGCCGGACGGGACGCTTCTGAACCGTTCGCAGATGCGCAAATTCGGCATCAAGGTGGCGGAGCTGTTCGCGGTCATGCGGCCGATGACAGAACCGGCCGAATGA
- a CDS encoding SAM-dependent methyltransferase, protein MPFLTNRIRSEFLATCEKIEHGTLYLRLPDGTARRFGHGEPQADMEIRDWQAVVAMASRGDVGLGEAYIAGLWETSSIEALLSLALKNLDVVDGYAYAGFWSNLKFRLIDRLMRANSLRGASRNIRAHYDVGNEFYQLWLDEGMSYSSALFAPGDSDLHRAQNRKLDRILDRMGEGEQVLEIGCGWGHFAERAAEQGRHVTGITISPSQKGYADARLDGRADIRLQDYRRTPGQFDHIVSIEMIEAVGERYWPNYFRTLKERLAEGGSAMIQAITVSDSYFPKYRQTSDFIRQYTFPGGMLLSDGVIRDQAAKAGLAVKDSFAFGQDYAETCRQWAARLKERSARAAELGFGPEFLRNWAYYLEACAAAFAVGHTDVVQVQLAHARA, encoded by the coding sequence ATGCCTTTCCTGACCAACCGCATCCGCAGCGAATTCCTCGCCACATGCGAGAAGATCGAGCATGGGACCCTCTATTTGCGCCTGCCCGACGGCACCGCTCGCCGCTTTGGTCACGGAGAGCCGCAGGCCGATATGGAAATCCGCGACTGGCAAGCCGTGGTGGCGATGGCGTCTCGCGGCGATGTCGGCCTGGGCGAGGCCTATATTGCGGGGCTATGGGAGACCTCCTCGATCGAGGCGCTTCTTTCTCTCGCGCTGAAGAACCTCGATGTGGTCGACGGCTATGCCTATGCGGGCTTCTGGTCGAACCTGAAATTCCGCCTGATCGACCGGTTGATGCGGGCCAATTCGCTGCGTGGCGCTTCGCGCAACATTCGGGCGCATTACGATGTCGGAAATGAGTTTTATCAACTCTGGCTCGATGAAGGGATGAGCTATTCGTCGGCGCTTTTCGCGCCGGGCGACAGCGATCTGCACCGGGCCCAAAACCGCAAGCTCGATCGCATTCTCGACCGGATGGGTGAGGGGGAGCAGGTGCTGGAGATCGGCTGCGGCTGGGGACATTTCGCCGAACGCGCGGCCGAGCAGGGGCGCCACGTCACCGGCATCACGATCTCTCCCAGTCAGAAAGGCTATGCCGATGCGCGGCTCGACGGGCGCGCGGATATCCGGCTTCAGGACTATCGCCGTACGCCGGGGCAGTTCGATCATATCGTCTCCATCGAGATGATCGAAGCGGTCGGAGAGCGCTACTGGCCGAACTATTTCCGTACTCTGAAAGAGCGGCTGGCGGAGGGCGGTTCGGCAATGATTCAGGCCATAACAGTGTCTGATTCCTACTTTCCGAAATATCGCCAGACCTCGGATTTCATCCGGCAATACACCTTCCCCGGCGGGATGCTCCTGTCGGACGGCGTGATACGGGATCAGGCGGCGAAGGCGGGCCTGGCGGTGAAGGACAGCTTCGCTTTCGGGCAAGACTATGCCGAGACCTGCCGGCAATGGGCCGCCCGCTTGAAAGAGCGCAGCGCGCGGGCTGCCGAGCTGGGCTTTGGCCCGGAATTCCTGCGCAACTGGGCCTACTATCTCGAAGCCTGCGCGGCGGCTTTCGCGGTCGGCCATACCGATGTCGTTCAGGTGCAACTGGCACATGCGAGGGCGTAA
- a CDS encoding DUF1365 domain-containing protein: MSGEFCPGHTVHARRGAIAHQFRYHVDYVLIDPDSRGPWPRVFSRRGRNLATVQDKDYGGTPHHGEGAEWVRKQLSRLGAPEIAKLRLLTQPKILGAGFNPVNFWLAYDAQDDLRAVIAEVNNTFGDRHSYLCATPDFDPISAETELHAAKIFHVSPFQTIAGEYRFRFDIRTEHIRIRIDHRNGEEGVVATLVTDRRPLTSAALLGMALRRPLTPIRTLGLIYWQALRLKLKGARYLPRRTPPTEEISQ; this comes from the coding sequence ATGAGTGGCGAATTCTGTCCCGGTCACACGGTCCATGCCCGGCGGGGCGCAATTGCGCACCAGTTCCGCTATCACGTCGATTACGTGCTGATCGATCCGGATTCGCGGGGCCCCTGGCCAAGAGTATTCTCACGACGTGGGCGCAACCTCGCGACGGTGCAGGACAAGGACTATGGTGGGACGCCTCATCATGGGGAAGGCGCGGAGTGGGTCCGCAAGCAGCTCTCTCGGCTCGGTGCGCCGGAGATCGCGAAGCTCCGCCTTCTGACCCAACCGAAAATTCTCGGGGCTGGGTTCAACCCTGTGAATTTCTGGCTGGCCTATGATGCGCAAGACGACCTGCGCGCCGTTATCGCGGAGGTGAACAACACTTTCGGTGATCGTCACTCCTATCTCTGCGCCACCCCAGATTTCGACCCTATTTCTGCGGAAACCGAGCTTCACGCCGCGAAGATCTTCCATGTTTCCCCGTTCCAGACGATCGCGGGTGAGTATCGCTTCCGCTTCGATATCCGGACGGAACATATCCGTATCCGCATCGACCACCGAAATGGAGAAGAAGGCGTGGTTGCGACCCTCGTGACCGACCGGCGTCCACTCACCTCGGCGGCACTTCTCGGGATGGCGCTGCGCCGTCCGCTCACCCCAATCCGCACGCTCGGCCTGATCTACTGGCAGGCCCTGCGGCTCAAGCTCAAAGGCGCCCGCTACCTGCCGCGGCGCACACCCCCGACCGAGGAGATCAGCCAATGA
- a CDS encoding NAD(P)/FAD-dependent oxidoreductase, translating to MSFDAVHPQAQRIAIIGSGISGLAAAWQLAPQNRVTVYEAEPRLGGHSRTIVAGRNGDQPVDTGFIVFNYANYPHLTRLFSELDVPVEKSDMSFGVTIDQGRLEYALRDLNSLVAQKRNLARPGFLRMVADIAKFNAKAVSVAQSDDVTIDGLLDELNLGDWFRRYYLLPICGAIWSTPADQIGAFPAKSLLRFFENHALLSATGQHQWWTVSGGSIEYVKRLEAALRLRGVEFRTGTPVTAIKRERNSVAILAEKALPDQFDQVIIATHSDQALKLLAKPTPQEQAALSAVRYQPNDVYLHRDEAQMPRRRACWSSWVYQAQTRASETRLGVTYWMNKLQNIPERDPLFVTLNPDTPIAEEKIYDHEVFWHPVFDRAALRAQGEIQAIQGLNRTWFAGAWLRHGFHEDGFASAVRVARELNRGAQPQIKFEKVPA from the coding sequence ATGTCATTTGATGCCGTGCATCCACAGGCGCAACGCATCGCGATCATCGGCTCGGGGATTTCCGGTCTGGCCGCGGCTTGGCAACTCGCGCCGCAGAACCGCGTTACCGTCTACGAGGCGGAGCCGCGGCTCGGTGGGCATTCGCGGACGATCGTCGCGGGGCGCAACGGCGATCAGCCGGTCGATACCGGTTTCATCGTCTTCAACTACGCGAATTATCCCCATCTGACGCGCCTGTTCTCCGAGCTCGACGTGCCCGTCGAGAAATCCGACATGAGCTTTGGCGTGACGATCGATCAAGGCCGCCTCGAATATGCGCTGCGCGATCTGAACAGCCTTGTGGCGCAAAAGCGCAACCTCGCCCGGCCGGGCTTTCTGCGGATGGTCGCGGATATCGCGAAGTTCAATGCGAAAGCCGTCTCGGTCGCGCAGAGTGACGACGTGACGATCGACGGCCTGCTGGACGAGTTGAACTTAGGCGACTGGTTCCGGCGCTATTACCTGCTGCCGATTTGCGGGGCGATCTGGTCCACGCCCGCCGATCAGATCGGCGCGTTTCCCGCGAAAAGCCTGCTGCGCTTCTTCGAGAACCACGCGCTGTTGTCGGCGACCGGTCAGCATCAGTGGTGGACAGTCTCGGGCGGGTCGATCGAATATGTAAAGCGGCTGGAGGCGGCCTTGCGTCTGCGTGGTGTCGAATTCCGCACCGGTACCCCGGTCACCGCGATCAAGCGGGAGCGAAATTCGGTGGCCATTTTGGCGGAAAAGGCCCTTCCGGATCAGTTCGACCAGGTGATCATCGCCACCCATTCCGATCAGGCGCTCAAGCTGCTGGCCAAGCCGACCCCGCAGGAGCAGGCCGCGCTTTCGGCGGTCCGCTATCAGCCAAACGATGTATATCTTCATCGCGACGAGGCGCAGATGCCGCGTCGGCGCGCTTGTTGGTCGAGCTGGGTCTACCAGGCGCAGACCCGTGCGAGCGAGACGCGGCTTGGTGTGACCTATTGGATGAACAAGTTGCAGAACATCCCCGAGCGCGATCCGCTCTTTGTCACACTGAACCCCGACACACCAATTGCCGAGGAAAAGATCTACGACCACGAGGTCTTCTGGCACCCGGTCTTCGACCGCGCGGCGTTGCGGGCGCAGGGCGAAATCCAGGCGATACAGGGTCTGAATCGGACCTGGTTTGCAGGGGCGTGGCTACGTCATGGCTTCCACGAGGACGGGTTCGCCTCGGCGGTTCGGGTTGCGCGCGAGCTCAATCGCGGGGCGCAGCCGCAGATCAAGTTCGAGAAGGTGCCCGCATGA
- a CDS encoding sigma-70 family RNA polymerase sigma factor, translating to MDQKFFRDSCEPDSHKLRIGHMLRDATINFDTTGTPPIAAGHTFAGKSMDDKNSAKPTPEAACEQTDWLVAVRDRRDKMAFARLYDHFSPRLKGMLVRSGMSQAAAEDVVQDVMLTIWRKAHLYDETRARASAWIYRIARNRQIDVIRRRPRPVPDELVAEAETRETREADAAIGLEQEAAQLREAIKALPEAQRDIIERAYVGELTQAEIREATGLALGTIKSRIRLALEKLRHELRDLRDE from the coding sequence TTGGATCAGAAGTTTTTTCGCGACTCATGTGAACCAGATTCCCATAAGCTGCGTATCGGTCACATGCTGAGAGATGCGACCATCAACTTCGACACCACGGGGACCCCGCCAATCGCGGCGGGACATACCTTTGCCGGGAAGAGTATGGACGACAAGAATTCAGCGAAACCGACGCCAGAGGCGGCATGCGAGCAGACCGACTGGCTCGTCGCCGTTCGTGACAGGCGTGACAAGATGGCCTTCGCGCGGCTTTACGATCACTTCTCGCCGCGGCTGAAGGGGATGCTGGTGCGCTCTGGCATGTCGCAGGCGGCGGCGGAGGATGTGGTGCAGGACGTGATGCTCACGATCTGGCGCAAGGCTCATCTTTATGACGAAACGCGGGCGCGCGCCTCGGCATGGATCTACCGAATTGCGCGCAATCGGCAGATCGATGTGATCCGAAGACGGCCCCGGCCCGTTCCAGACGAGCTGGTCGCCGAAGCGGAAACGCGGGAAACCCGAGAAGCCGACGCGGCGATCGGGTTGGAACAGGAAGCGGCGCAGCTGCGTGAAGCGATCAAGGCTCTGCCCGAAGCGCAGCGCGACATTATCGAGCGGGCCTACGTGGGGGAACTCACACAGGCCGAAATACGCGAGGCAACCGGCCTCGCACTTGGGACGATCAAATCGCGGATCCGGCTCGCGCTGGAGAAGCTTAGACACGAGTTAAGGGATCTGAGAGACGAATGA
- a CDS encoding ChrR family anti-sigma-E factor, with protein MTEITHHLPDWLVRSYATGSLGHAFSLVVAAHVSQCDECRARLEAEELAGGLVLDELEGMAPSDDLRRRVFDGLDDDDVIVAAQPARAGIYPGAVVEAMGADNPRWRALGGGIKQAILSEDKEGSARLLYIPPGMAVPDHTHGGLELTMVLQGSFSDETGRFGVGDVEVADDDLDHTPIAGMEDVCICLAATDAPLKFKGLLPRLLQPIFRI; from the coding sequence ATGACGGAGATTACGCATCATTTGCCCGATTGGTTGGTTCGGTCTTACGCGACCGGCTCGCTGGGTCATGCGTTTTCGCTGGTCGTCGCGGCGCATGTGAGCCAGTGCGACGAGTGTCGCGCACGGCTTGAAGCAGAGGAACTGGCAGGCGGGCTGGTTCTGGACGAGCTTGAAGGCATGGCGCCGAGCGACGATTTGCGGCGACGTGTGTTTGATGGGCTGGACGACGACGATGTGATCGTCGCGGCGCAACCCGCGCGCGCAGGAATCTATCCGGGCGCCGTGGTCGAGGCGATGGGCGCGGACAACCCGCGCTGGCGTGCCTTGGGCGGCGGCATCAAGCAGGCCATTCTGAGCGAGGACAAAGAGGGGTCGGCCCGGCTTCTCTACATCCCGCCAGGAATGGCGGTGCCCGATCATACCCATGGCGGCCTGGAACTGACCATGGTTCTGCAGGGCTCCTTCTCGGACGAAACCGGGCGCTTTGGCGTGGGCGATGTGGAAGTGGCGGATGACGATCTCGACCACACGCCGATCGCGGGGATGGAAGATGTCTGCATCTGCCTCGCCGCGACCGATGCGCCGCTGAAGTTCAAGGGGCTCCTGCCGCGCCTACTGCAGCCGATTTTCCGGATTTGA
- a CDS encoding glycosyltransferase gives MARVTILMATRDPGPELRDQLESLATQTHPEWRLIVGDDSRSDAAHDLLAEFARSHEVRIVAGPQKGAGVNFLSLLSGVDPATTEFIAFCDQDDVWLPDRLARGIAALDEGKPALYCSRTWVCDANLGNKHLSARHPHRPSFRNALVQNIAAGNTILLNPAGAELAISAARELQVAPRHDWWIYQLFTGCGVRVVYDAEPTLLYRQHGHNAEGANLTMRAKLSRLKRLLKGEWRGWIDVQCAALTASAHRFTPENRTIFNRFLNMREAGFSTRMKEAARLRLYRQSRAATLALWIGAVFRLI, from the coding sequence ATGGCACGGGTCACGATCCTGATGGCGACACGCGATCCGGGCCCGGAGTTGCGCGATCAGCTCGAAAGCCTCGCGACGCAGACGCATCCTGAGTGGCGGCTGATTGTTGGGGACGACAGCCGAAGCGATGCCGCACACGATCTATTGGCAGAGTTCGCGCGGAGCCATGAGGTAAGGATTGTAGCCGGGCCGCAAAAAGGAGCGGGGGTGAATTTCCTATCTCTTCTGAGCGGCGTGGACCCCGCCACGACCGAGTTCATCGCCTTCTGCGATCAGGATGATGTTTGGTTGCCGGATCGGCTCGCGCGGGGGATTGCGGCCTTGGACGAGGGTAAACCTGCTCTCTATTGCAGCCGCACATGGGTCTGTGACGCTAATTTGGGAAACAAACACCTTTCGGCGCGACATCCACATCGGCCATCGTTCCGTAACGCTCTGGTCCAGAATATCGCGGCCGGTAACACGATCCTCCTGAACCCGGCCGGGGCCGAGCTCGCCATCTCTGCGGCGCGCGAATTGCAGGTCGCGCCGCGCCATGACTGGTGGATTTATCAACTGTTCACTGGCTGCGGCGTCCGGGTCGTCTATGATGCGGAACCTACGCTTCTCTATCGACAGCATGGCCACAACGCGGAAGGTGCGAACCTCACGATGCGTGCAAAGCTCTCTCGGTTGAAGCGGCTGCTGAAGGGTGAATGGCGTGGTTGGATCGATGTCCAATGCGCGGCGCTTACCGCCTCCGCGCATCGGTTCACGCCCGAAAACCGGACCATTTTCAACCGCTTCTTGAATATGCGCGAGGCAGGTTTTTCGACCCGAATGAAAGAGGCCGCCCGGCTGAGGCTCTATCGCCAAAGCCGGGCGGCTACGCTTGCCCTTTGGATTGGGGCCGTGTTTCGCCTGATTTAG
- the rfbA gene encoding glucose-1-phosphate thymidylyltransferase RfbA codes for MTRKGIILAGGSGTRLYPITMGVSKQLLPVYDKPMIYYPLTTLMLAGIREIAVITTPHDQEQFIRTLGDGSQWGLSLTYITQPSPDGLAQAYLLAEDFLAGSPSAMVLGDNIFFGAGLGKILKAANATTEGGTVFGYRVRDPERYGVVDFDDSGKVRAIIEKPEVPPSQFAVTGLYFLDETAPDRAKTITPSARGELEITSLLETYLHDGALSVTQMGRGFAWLDTGTHGSLLDAGNFVRTLEERQGLQSGSPDEIAFEKGWISGEQLKDRANEFGKNSYGEYLLRLIE; via the coding sequence ATGACGCGCAAGGGGATCATTCTGGCGGGCGGCTCGGGCACGCGACTCTATCCGATCACGATGGGCGTCTCAAAACAGCTTCTGCCGGTCTACGACAAGCCGATGATCTACTACCCGCTGACCACCCTGATGCTGGCCGGTATTCGCGAGATCGCGGTGATCACCACGCCGCATGATCAGGAGCAGTTCATCCGCACGCTCGGCGATGGCAGCCAATGGGGGCTGAGCCTGACCTATATCACCCAGCCCTCGCCCGACGGTCTGGCGCAGGCCTATCTGCTGGCTGAAGATTTTCTCGCGGGCAGCCCTTCGGCGATGGTTCTGGGCGACAACATCTTCTTCGGCGCGGGTCTCGGCAAGATCCTGAAAGCGGCGAATGCGACCACAGAGGGCGGCACCGTCTTCGGCTACCGCGTCCGCGATCCCGAACGCTACGGCGTGGTGGATTTCGACGACAGCGGCAAAGTGCGTGCGATCATCGAGAAGCCCGAAGTGCCGCCCTCGCAATTCGCGGTCACGGGGCTCTATTTCCTCGACGAGACCGCTCCGGACCGCGCCAAGACGATCACGCCGTCCGCTCGGGGCGAGTTGGAGATCACCTCGCTTCTGGAAACCTACCTACATGACGGCGCGCTCTCGGTCACCCAGATGGGCCGGGGCTTTGCCTGGCTCGACACCGGAACGCATGGCAGCCTGCTCGATGCGGGGAACTTCGTGCGAACGCTGGAAGAGCGACAAGGCCTGCAAAGCGGTTCGCCCGACGAGATCGCCTTCGAGAAAGGCTGGATCAGTGGCGAGCAACTGAAAGATCGCGCTAATGAGTTCGGCAAGAACAGCTATGGCGAGTATCTGCTGCGCCTGATCGAGTGA
- the rfbD gene encoding dTDP-4-dehydrorhamnose reductase: MILVFGQTGQVAQELQRLAPDAAFLGRNRVDLRDPGAAAEAIREAKPEAVINAAAYTAVDKAEEEEALAQVVNGDAPAAMAKACRDLDIPLIHISTDYVFDGSGDAPFEPTDPTDPLGAYGRTKLAGEQAIRAAGGPFAILRTSWVFSSHGGNFVKTMLRLSESRERLTIVADQIGGPTPAKAIAEACLTIAKELQRAPKKSGVYHFSGSPDVSWAGFAREIFARAGRGVTVEDIPTADYPTPAKRPLNSRLDCSDLAVFGLNRPDWSSGLDEVLTELGAI; encoded by the coding sequence ATGATCCTCGTCTTCGGACAGACCGGCCAAGTCGCGCAGGAGTTGCAACGCCTCGCCCCCGATGCGGCGTTCTTAGGCCGGAATAGGGTCGATTTGCGTGATCCCGGTGCCGCCGCAGAGGCGATCCGGGAAGCCAAGCCCGAGGCGGTGATCAACGCCGCCGCCTATACCGCCGTGGACAAAGCTGAAGAAGAGGAGGCGCTCGCCCAGGTGGTCAATGGTGATGCGCCCGCGGCGATGGCCAAGGCCTGCCGCGACCTCGACATCCCGCTCATTCACATCTCCACCGATTACGTCTTCGACGGCTCGGGCGACGCGCCGTTCGAGCCGACCGATCCGACCGATCCGCTGGGCGCCTATGGCCGCACCAAGCTCGCCGGAGAACAGGCGATCCGGGCCGCAGGCGGCCCCTTCGCCATCCTGCGCACGAGCTGGGTCTTCTCATCCCATGGCGGGAATTTTGTGAAGACGATGCTGCGCCTGTCGGAAAGCCGCGAGCGCCTGACGATCGTCGCCGACCAGATCGGTGGACCGACACCGGCCAAGGCCATCGCCGAGGCTTGCCTGACCATCGCGAAGGAACTGCAGCGCGCGCCCAAGAAGAGCGGCGTTTACCATTTCTCAGGCTCTCCCGATGTAAGTTGGGCAGGCTTCGCGCGGGAGATCTTCGCGCGGGCCGGGCGCGGCGTGACGGTGGAGGATATCCCCACCGCCGATTATCCGACGCCCGCGAAACGGCCGCTCAATTCGCGGCTCGACTGCAGCGATCTGGCCGTGTTCGGCCTGAACAGACCCGATTGGAGTTCGGGATTGGACGAGGTTTTGACCGAATTGGGGGCGATATGA